One window of the Methanomassiliicoccaceae archaeon DOK genome contains the following:
- the feoB gene encoding ferrous iron transport protein B: MSLTIALAGNPNSGKTTMFNKLTGANQRVGNWPGVTIDRKVGKIRGTDYELVDLPGIYSLSPYSPEEIVSRNFLINDRPDAVINIVDATNLERNLFLTLQIIDTGIPTVVALNMMDQVRKLGDKIDVEKLSKDLGCKVVPVSALNAEGIKELVAAVGEVAEAKQTPEPMYFDGDVEAVVSQAREALKGKVPDEALRFYAVKLVENDKAVCEEFPEAVDRISGVVRELEEKKDDDADSIVADGRYNRITEIASAAVKKAPRDERGTFSDRVDRIVTHRIWGIPIFIGVIAVVFFGIIGFAWGDFEIVGIGTWCTDWVNDVFIGEWIDPAVREWCESDGTFSAVDALLCSGIVGGVGAVIGFLPQMLLLFLALCILEDIGYMARIAFVMDRVFRHFGLSGKTLIPLLVGTGCGVPGVMASRTIESERDRRITAMTTTFIPCGAKLPVIAMITSAVFPGNGLIAVFCYVMGIVMVLISGIILKKLKSLSGTPAPFIMELPPYHIPSATNIVKGTLDRGWAFCKKAGTIILISCIILWFLASYDTSLQYIGDNVGDAQSILAAFGEAVCVIFAPLGWGDNWELTVGTITGLIAKENVVGTFGTLFGIEAGDNGEGLEVVLSGMLTKSAGLGFLAFNLICAPCFAAIGAMHRELGKWKDTGMAVLYQCLLAYAVALIIYGFTSYIGGWNSLVIDGSLVEQAAPIGSTIAAVVVLAIIVYLLWAKDPFRQLSGKDQYDAEE, translated from the coding sequence ATGAGTTTGACAATAGCATTGGCCGGTAACCCCAACAGCGGGAAGACCACCATGTTCAACAAGCTGACTGGTGCGAACCAGCGCGTCGGGAACTGGCCGGGAGTCACCATCGACAGGAAGGTCGGAAAGATCCGCGGGACGGACTACGAGCTCGTGGACCTCCCCGGGATCTACTCGCTGTCGCCGTACTCCCCGGAAGAGATCGTATCAAGGAACTTCCTGATAAACGACAGACCGGACGCAGTCATCAACATCGTGGACGCGACGAACCTGGAGAGGAACCTCTTCCTCACCCTCCAGATCATAGACACGGGGATACCCACCGTCGTCGCGCTGAACATGATGGACCAGGTCCGCAAACTGGGTGACAAGATCGACGTGGAGAAGCTCTCCAAGGATCTGGGATGCAAGGTCGTCCCGGTCTCCGCCCTCAACGCCGAGGGTATAAAGGAGCTGGTCGCGGCGGTCGGGGAGGTCGCAGAGGCCAAGCAGACCCCCGAACCCATGTACTTCGACGGAGACGTCGAGGCGGTGGTCTCCCAGGCCAGGGAGGCTCTGAAAGGCAAGGTGCCCGACGAGGCGCTCAGGTTCTACGCCGTGAAGCTCGTCGAGAACGACAAGGCCGTCTGCGAGGAGTTCCCCGAGGCGGTGGACAGGATCTCGGGCGTCGTCAGGGAGCTCGAGGAGAAGAAGGACGACGACGCGGACTCCATCGTCGCGGACGGAAGGTACAACAGGATCACGGAGATCGCGTCAGCTGCAGTCAAGAAAGCGCCGAGGGACGAGCGCGGGACGTTCTCCGACAGGGTCGACAGGATCGTCACCCACAGGATCTGGGGAATCCCGATCTTCATAGGCGTCATCGCCGTCGTGTTCTTCGGCATCATCGGATTCGCCTGGGGCGACTTCGAGATCGTCGGTATCGGTACGTGGTGCACCGACTGGGTGAACGACGTGTTCATCGGCGAGTGGATCGACCCCGCCGTCAGGGAGTGGTGCGAGAGCGACGGAACCTTCAGCGCCGTCGACGCGCTGCTCTGCTCAGGTATCGTGGGCGGAGTCGGAGCCGTCATCGGTTTCCTCCCCCAGATGCTGCTGCTGTTCCTCGCGCTGTGCATCCTCGAGGACATCGGATACATGGCGAGGATCGCGTTCGTGATGGACCGCGTGTTCAGGCACTTCGGTCTGTCCGGAAAGACCCTCATCCCCCTGCTCGTCGGAACCGGCTGCGGTGTGCCCGGAGTCATGGCCTCCAGGACCATCGAGAGCGAGAGGGACAGGCGCATCACCGCCATGACAACGACCTTCATACCCTGCGGCGCCAAGCTGCCGGTCATCGCCATGATCACCAGCGCCGTGTTCCCCGGAAACGGACTCATCGCCGTCTTCTGCTACGTCATGGGAATCGTCATGGTCCTCATCTCCGGAATCATCCTGAAGAAGCTGAAGAGCCTCTCCGGAACCCCCGCTCCGTTCATCATGGAGCTGCCCCCCTACCACATCCCCAGCGCGACCAACATCGTCAAGGGGACCCTGGACAGGGGATGGGCGTTCTGCAAGAAGGCCGGAACCATCATCCTGATCTCCTGTATCATCCTGTGGTTCCTCGCAAGCTACGACACCAGCCTGCAGTACATCGGCGACAACGTCGGTGACGCGCAGTCCATCCTCGCCGCGTTCGGAGAGGCCGTCTGCGTCATATTCGCGCCCCTCGGATGGGGAGACAACTGGGAGCTCACCGTCGGAACCATCACCGGCCTCATCGCCAAGGAGAACGTCGTCGGAACCTTCGGCACCCTGTTCGGCATCGAGGCCGGGGACAACGGCGAGGGACTCGAGGTCGTCCTCTCCGGCATGCTGACCAAGTCCGCCGGACTCGGATTCCTGGCGTTCAACCTCATCTGCGCCCCCTGCTTCGCGGCAATCGGTGCCATGCACAGGGAGCTCGGCAAGTGGAAGGACACCGGAATGGCCGTCCTCTACCAGTGCCTGCTGGCCTACGCCGTCGCGCTGATCATCTACGGTTTCACCAGCTACATAGGCGGATGGAACTCCCTGGTCATCGACGGATCCCTGGTCGAACAGGCCGCGCCGATCGGAAGCACGATCGCGGCGGTGGTGGTGCTCGCCATCATCGTCTACCTGCTGTGGGCCAAGGACCCGTTCAGACAGCTGTCCGGCAAGGACCAGTACGACGCCGAGGAGTGA
- a CDS encoding ferrous iron transport protein A has translation MKTLKDAEVGSTVKVVKLHGEGALKKHLMDMGITKGCQIYVRKVAPLGDPIEITIRGYELSLRKGDAENIEVE, from the coding sequence ATGAAGACACTGAAAGATGCCGAAGTGGGCTCCACGGTCAAGGTCGTGAAGCTTCACGGAGAGGGGGCTCTCAAGAAGCATCTGATGGACATGGGCATCACCAAGGGATGCCAGATCTACGTTCGCAAGGTGGCGCCCCTGGGCGACCCCATCGAGATCACCATCAGGGGCTACGAGCTCAGTCTCAGGAAAGGTGATGCGGAGAACATCGAGGTCGAGTGA
- a CDS encoding ferrous iron transport protein A — protein MARVGDKGTVVSISGREETKRFLAGLGFTPGTEVKAVCEASGSVILDVKGSKIAIDRKMASKILFCPES, from the coding sequence ATGGCCAGAGTGGGGGACAAGGGTACCGTCGTCAGCATTTCTGGAAGGGAAGAGACCAAGAGATTCCTGGCGGGACTCGGATTCACACCGGGCACGGAGGTCAAGGCCGTCTGCGAGGCCAGTGGCAGCGTGATCCTCGACGTCAAGGGGTCGAAGATCGCCATTGACCGCAAGATGGCCTCCAAGATCCTGTTCTGCCCCGAGAGCTGA
- a CDS encoding formate--tetrahydrofolate ligase has protein sequence MMNDIEIAESAKVKDIREIAAKVGLSEDEIQMYGRYMAKVPLASLEKLKDKKDGKLVVVTAITPTPAGEGKTVTTIGLIQGLGKLGKNVVGALREPSIGPTFGIKGGATGGGYSQVYPMWDIDLHFTGDIHAVTAAHNLLSAIIDNELVRDNALNIDPTKVVFKKAMDINARELRNIVTGLGRDRILGGVPHEAGFLITSASEISAILALSEDRADLRRRLERMVVAYTYEGKPVTVADLKCVGAMMVLLKDAINPNLVQTLEGEPVFVHGFPFANIAHGTNSIIATKAALKLGDYVITEAGFASDLGGEKFMDIVCRQSGMRPDCVVVVASIRALMTHGGGFLDKPETLTVETLKAGLCNLDKHIENMSSYGLPIVVSINHFEHDTQEEMDLVMQHCREIGVRCAFSDAFIKGGEGAIDLANTVLEALENDKPDFKFLYPDEASIKDKIEAVATNIYGAGSVTYTPAAEKTIAQIEADGFGNLPVCIAKTQASLTDDSKQKGAPRGWVLNVREVQLSSGAGFVVPVCGTLTLMPGLPKVPAAMRMDLLDDGRIVGLK, from the coding sequence ATGATGAACGACATCGAGATCGCAGAGTCAGCGAAGGTCAAGGACATCAGGGAGATCGCGGCGAAAGTCGGGCTCTCCGAGGACGAGATCCAGATGTACGGCAGGTACATGGCGAAGGTGCCCCTGGCCAGCCTCGAGAAGCTCAAGGACAAGAAGGACGGGAAGCTCGTGGTCGTGACCGCGATCACCCCCACGCCCGCAGGGGAGGGGAAGACCGTCACCACCATCGGGCTCATCCAGGGACTTGGGAAGCTCGGCAAGAACGTGGTCGGAGCCCTCAGGGAGCCCTCCATCGGACCCACCTTCGGAATCAAGGGCGGGGCCACGGGAGGCGGCTACTCCCAGGTGTACCCCATGTGGGACATCGACCTGCACTTCACCGGCGACATCCACGCCGTCACCGCCGCGCACAACCTGCTGTCGGCTATCATCGACAACGAGCTCGTGAGGGACAACGCCCTCAACATCGACCCCACCAAGGTCGTGTTCAAGAAGGCGATGGACATCAACGCCCGCGAGCTCAGGAACATCGTCACGGGTCTCGGAAGGGACAGGATCCTCGGCGGAGTGCCCCACGAGGCCGGGTTCCTCATCACGTCCGCTTCGGAGATCTCGGCCATCCTCGCCCTCTCGGAGGACAGGGCGGACCTCAGGAGGAGGCTCGAGCGCATGGTGGTCGCGTACACGTACGAGGGAAAGCCCGTCACGGTCGCCGACCTCAAGTGCGTCGGAGCCATGATGGTCCTGCTCAAGGACGCGATCAACCCCAACCTCGTTCAGACGCTGGAGGGTGAGCCCGTGTTCGTCCACGGGTTCCCGTTCGCGAACATCGCCCACGGAACCAACAGCATCATCGCCACGAAGGCCGCCCTCAAGCTCGGGGACTACGTCATCACCGAGGCCGGTTTCGCCTCCGACCTGGGAGGGGAGAAGTTCATGGACATCGTCTGCAGGCAGTCCGGCATGAGGCCCGACTGCGTGGTCGTCGTCGCCTCCATCAGGGCCCTGATGACCCACGGAGGAGGGTTCCTGGACAAGCCCGAGACCCTCACCGTCGAGACCCTCAAGGCCGGACTGTGCAACCTGGACAAGCACATCGAGAACATGTCCTCCTACGGACTGCCTATCGTCGTCTCCATCAACCACTTCGAGCACGACACCCAGGAGGAGATGGACCTGGTCATGCAGCACTGCCGGGAGATCGGCGTCAGGTGCGCGTTCTCGGACGCCTTCATCAAGGGCGGAGAGGGTGCGATCGACCTCGCCAACACGGTCCTCGAGGCCCTGGAGAACGACAAGCCCGACTTCAAGTTCCTGTACCCCGACGAGGCATCCATCAAGGACAAGATCGAGGCGGTTGCCACCAACATCTACGGCGCCGGATCCGTCACCTACACTCCAGCCGCGGAGAAGACCATCGCCCAGATCGAGGCCGACGGATTCGGGAACCTGCCCGTGTGCATCGCGAAGACGCAGGCGTCCCTCACCGACGACTCCAAGCAGAAGGGTGCCCCGAGGGGATGGGTCCTGAACGTCAGGGAGGTCCAGCTGTCCTCGGGAGCGGGATTCGTCGTCCCGGTCTGCGGCACGCTGACCCTGATGCCCGGACTCCCGAAGGTCCCCGCCGCCATGAGGATGGACCTCCTGGACGACGGAAGGATCGTCGGACTCAAGTGA
- a CDS encoding sel1 repeat family protein produces MEPMEWAKFVLRNRNEKGYARAYNIFVTRAREGDADAEYNLGMMYARGQGVPKDYDAALSWFQKAHDGGNRGATYFLGKMYATGVGVQKDSRAAERMFLKCADEDVRAQYEIGLLYFRDEDIPRDLERSAKWMLRAANNGHAEAQFMVGQFYKAGAGVPKDMGKAVEWLTSAALNRHKGAQILLGNMYRVGDGVEADREESDRWYDMADGKVNLKKL; encoded by the coding sequence ATGGAGCCCATGGAATGGGCGAAGTTCGTCCTCCGCAATCGGAACGAGAAGGGTTACGCCAGAGCATACAACATTTTCGTGACTCGCGCCCGCGAGGGAGACGCCGACGCGGAGTACAACCTCGGCATGATGTACGCCAGGGGACAGGGCGTGCCCAAGGACTACGACGCGGCCCTTTCCTGGTTCCAGAAGGCCCATGACGGTGGCAACAGGGGAGCCACCTACTTCCTCGGCAAGATGTACGCGACCGGGGTCGGCGTCCAGAAGGACTCCAGGGCCGCCGAGCGGATGTTCCTGAAATGCGCCGACGAGGACGTCCGCGCCCAGTACGAGATCGGCCTCCTTTACTTCAGGGACGAGGACATCCCCCGCGACCTCGAGAGGTCTGCCAAGTGGATGCTCAGGGCGGCCAACAACGGCCACGCCGAGGCGCAGTTCATGGTCGGACAGTTCTACAAGGCCGGGGCCGGCGTCCCCAAGGACATGGGGAAGGCCGTCGAATGGCTCACGTCCGCAGCCCTCAACAGGCACAAGGGCGCCCAGATCCTCCTGGGCAACATGTACAGGGTCGGCGACGGCGTCGAGGCCGACAGGGAGGAATCCGACCGCTGGTACGACATGGCCGACGGAAAGGTCAACCTCAAGAAACTCTGA
- the pdxS gene encoding pyridoxal 5'-phosphate synthase lyase subunit PdxS, which translates to MSEGFEERYGLNKELAQMLKGGVIMDVTTPEQARIAEKAGACAVMALERIPADIRAAGGVSRMSDPKMIKGIQAAVSIPVMAKCRIGHFVEAQILEAIDIDYIDESEVLSPADDVYHIDKTQFKVPFVCGARDLGEALRRIGEGASMIRTKGEPGTGDVVQAVSHMRAMNRQIAELAAVRDDEVYEYAKSLQVPLDLARYVHKNRRLPVVNFAAGGVATPADAALMMQLGADGVFVGSGIFKSGNPEKRAAAIVRAVTDFRDPKVLAEVSEDLGEAMVGINKDEIEKLENIRMAERGQ; encoded by the coding sequence ATGTCGGAAGGATTCGAGGAGAGGTACGGGCTCAACAAGGAGCTGGCACAGATGCTGAAGGGCGGCGTCATCATGGACGTCACCACGCCCGAGCAGGCGAGGATCGCCGAGAAGGCCGGCGCGTGTGCGGTCATGGCCCTTGAGAGGATCCCGGCGGACATCCGCGCCGCCGGAGGGGTGTCCAGGATGTCGGACCCCAAGATGATCAAGGGCATCCAGGCCGCCGTGTCCATCCCCGTCATGGCGAAGTGCAGGATCGGCCACTTCGTCGAGGCCCAGATACTGGAGGCCATAGACATCGACTACATCGACGAGAGCGAGGTCCTCTCCCCTGCCGACGACGTGTACCACATAGACAAGACCCAGTTCAAGGTGCCCTTCGTCTGCGGCGCCAGGGACCTCGGTGAGGCTCTCAGGCGCATCGGCGAGGGCGCGTCCATGATACGCACCAAGGGAGAGCCAGGGACAGGGGACGTCGTCCAGGCCGTGTCCCACATGAGGGCGATGAACAGGCAGATCGCGGAGCTCGCCGCCGTCAGGGACGACGAGGTCTACGAGTACGCCAAATCGCTGCAGGTGCCGCTGGACCTCGCACGCTACGTCCACAAGAACCGCAGGCTGCCCGTCGTGAACTTCGCCGCGGGCGGAGTCGCCACCCCCGCGGACGCGGCGCTCATGATGCAGCTCGGCGCCGACGGGGTCTTCGTCGGATCGGGGATATTCAAGTCCGGCAACCCCGAGAAGAGGGCCGCCGCGATCGTCAGGGCCGTCACCGACTTCAGAGACCCCAAGGTCCTGGCGGAGGTGTCCGAGGACCTGGGCGAGGCCATGGTCGGAATCAACAAGGACGAGATCGAGAAGCTGGAGAACATCAGGATGGCGGAGCGCGGGCAATGA
- the pdxT gene encoding pyridoxal 5'-phosphate synthase glutaminase subunit PdxT, whose amino-acid sequence MSRIGVLAVQGAFREHIDVLSGLGAECFEIRKASDLDGGADGLVLPGGESTVMGKLIRDLGMFGALRDMVSSGVPVMGTCAGLILLAEEVEGGEAHLGTLPVTVRRNAYGRQLGSFSAHGEFSCVGEVPLEFIRAPMITRVGDGVEVLCECGGVPVAVRRGGQLAMSFHPELTPDRGIHSYFLDMVG is encoded by the coding sequence ATGAGCCGCATCGGCGTCCTGGCCGTCCAGGGTGCCTTCAGGGAGCACATCGACGTGCTCTCCGGCCTCGGGGCCGAGTGCTTCGAGATCAGGAAGGCGTCGGACCTCGACGGAGGGGCGGACGGCCTGGTCCTCCCAGGAGGTGAGAGCACCGTCATGGGCAAGCTCATCCGCGACCTGGGGATGTTCGGGGCCCTGAGGGACATGGTGTCATCCGGCGTCCCCGTGATGGGCACCTGCGCGGGCCTGATCCTCCTCGCCGAGGAGGTCGAGGGCGGCGAAGCGCATCTCGGCACCCTCCCGGTGACCGTGAGGCGCAACGCCTACGGGAGGCAGCTGGGGAGCTTCTCCGCACACGGAGAGTTCTCCTGTGTCGGCGAGGTCCCGCTGGAGTTCATCCGCGCCCCGATGATAACCCGCGTGGGCGACGGAGTGGAGGTGCTGTGCGAGTGCGGTGGAGTGCCGGTAGCCGTCCGCCGCGGAGGCCAGCTGGCAATGTCGTTCCATCCCGAGCTCACTCCCGACAGGGGGATACACAGCTACTTCCTGGACATGGTGGGGTGA
- a CDS encoding sel1 repeat family protein codes for MSFETVLKAAQNGDADAQVAMGYLFFKGEGVLQDRREAARWFGLAADQGNAEALCNLGYIKAHGTGVRADLEKAMELYRKSAELGYVRAMFNLGFMYTDVEGIEQDWQQGFYWYSKAAEAGSVMGLYRVGVMLLEGRGVDRDPVRAAEAFARCLDNGYAKAGYRLGRMHMEGDGVPKDVSKASKFMIKAADMGSEDAMCELGKMSLTGEGMVRSENNARKWLTKAAARGSEEAKQILEGMKR; via the coding sequence ATGTCCTTCGAAACAGTTCTCAAGGCGGCCCAGAACGGGGACGCCGACGCGCAGGTGGCGATGGGATACCTCTTCTTCAAGGGCGAGGGCGTGCTGCAGGACCGCAGGGAGGCCGCCAGATGGTTCGGCCTGGCAGCGGACCAGGGCAACGCCGAGGCCCTGTGCAACCTGGGCTACATCAAGGCCCACGGCACCGGTGTGAGGGCCGACCTGGAGAAGGCCATGGAGCTCTACAGGAAGTCGGCCGAGCTCGGGTACGTTCGCGCCATGTTCAACCTCGGCTTCATGTACACCGACGTCGAGGGCATAGAGCAGGACTGGCAGCAGGGGTTCTACTGGTACTCCAAGGCAGCCGAGGCGGGCAGCGTCATGGGGCTGTACAGGGTAGGCGTCATGCTCCTGGAGGGCAGGGGCGTCGACAGGGACCCCGTCAGGGCCGCCGAGGCCTTCGCCAGGTGCCTGGACAACGGATACGCAAAGGCCGGGTACAGGCTCGGCAGGATGCACATGGAGGGAGACGGCGTCCCGAAGGACGTCTCCAAGGCATCCAAGTTCATGATCAAGGCGGCGGACATGGGCTCCGAGGACGCCATGTGCGAGCTCGGGAAGATGTCCCTCACGGGCGAGGGGATGGTCCGCAGCGAGAACAACGCCCGCAAGTGGCTCACCAAGGCCGCGGCCCGCGGCAGCGAGGAGGCCAAACAGATCCTGGAGGGGATGAAGAGATGA